One stretch of Sandaracinaceae bacterium DNA includes these proteins:
- a CDS encoding PQQ-binding-like beta-propeller repeat protein has protein sequence MTHTHESHPRRLITLRTLAVVVLLANAGHAAAQRPAALSREAAQQRRQLTAQATQLRRSGDHAGALGRAREAAALGSTPALRRLIAEELEATGDPAYAYQEFDGCMTEATAGRDRASLRACRLGKERLAPQLEWVRFAPVDEHQGTFRVFAHGRYQDPSAVPIAGPSTEIRIEAPLRNVEVPQPSDEGRAPSARNAASGPEQVVVRRRANPGRRSFHLLTLPALGLSGDLCLVRATGDSTLDVVGRVRVDAPDATASIVILDGASGALFWTHAAPREVVLVCENASSFHLNVSGTAERFHWEDGNVRSEITTSTVATDRALRIQDAGGSVRPALVSGAWVYPIDAALSVVVEPQRQRSFHLRRSGPNGYDVVVPLAFGGSGSAVHDGVAYVAGVAHPEQVAMLHAAEASTGRELFRVRLHGFGNPRVAAEGGRVFVVAGGVLNVLDARTGAARFGWGRGFSFPASPSDPATPAPAP, from the coding sequence ATGACTCACACCCACGAATCGCACCCTCGCCGTCTCATCACGCTGCGAACGCTGGCGGTCGTCGTGCTGCTGGCCAACGCGGGCCACGCCGCCGCCCAGCGTCCCGCGGCCCTCAGCCGCGAGGCCGCCCAGCAGCGTCGACAGCTCACCGCCCAAGCCACGCAGCTTCGCCGCAGCGGTGACCACGCGGGCGCCTTGGGCCGCGCGCGTGAGGCGGCTGCGCTCGGAAGCACGCCGGCGCTGCGGCGTCTCATCGCGGAGGAGCTCGAGGCGACCGGCGACCCGGCCTATGCGTACCAGGAGTTCGACGGCTGCATGACGGAGGCCACGGCGGGGCGCGACCGGGCGAGCCTGCGCGCCTGCCGCCTGGGCAAGGAGCGCCTCGCGCCGCAGCTCGAGTGGGTGCGCTTCGCCCCCGTCGACGAGCACCAGGGCACGTTCCGCGTGTTCGCCCACGGCCGGTATCAGGACCCCAGCGCCGTGCCCATCGCGGGTCCGTCCACCGAGATCCGCATCGAGGCTCCCCTACGCAACGTGGAGGTCCCACAGCCGAGCGACGAAGGGCGGGCGCCGAGCGCTCGCAACGCCGCCAGCGGGCCGGAACAGGTGGTCGTGCGGAGGCGCGCGAACCCTGGTCGGCGAAGCTTCCATCTGCTCACCCTGCCTGCCCTCGGGCTCTCGGGGGACCTCTGCCTCGTTCGCGCGACGGGGGACAGCACGTTGGATGTGGTGGGGCGCGTTCGGGTCGACGCCCCCGACGCGACAGCCAGCATCGTGATCCTGGACGGGGCCAGCGGCGCGTTGTTCTGGACGCACGCCGCACCCCGCGAGGTGGTGCTCGTCTGCGAAAACGCGAGCTCGTTCCACCTCAACGTGAGCGGCACCGCCGAGCGCTTCCACTGGGAGGACGGCAACGTGCGCAGCGAGATCACCACGAGCACGGTCGCCACCGACCGAGCGCTGCGCATCCAGGACGCGGGCGGGAGCGTGCGCCCCGCGCTCGTGTCCGGGGCGTGGGTCTATCCCATCGACGCCGCGCTCTCGGTGGTGGTGGAGCCGCAGCGGCAGAGGAGCTTCCACCTGCGACGCTCCGGGCCCAACGGCTACGACGTGGTGGTGCCGTTGGCCTTCGGCGGGTCGGGCAGCGCGGTGCACGACGGCGTCGCCTATGTCGCGGGCGTGGCCCACCCCGAGCAGGTCGCCATGCTCCATGCCGCGGAGGCATCCACCGGGCGAGAGCTCTTCCGCGTACGCCTGCACGGCTTCGGCAACCCGCGGGTGGCCGCTGAAGGGGGCCGCGTGTTCGTGGTCGCGGGCGGCGTCCTGAACGTGCTCGACGCACGGACGGGCGCGGCGCGCTTCGGCTGGGGCCGGGGGTTTTCGTTCCCCGCGAGCCCCAGCGACCCCGCGACCCCCGCGCCGGCTCCCTGA